A single region of the Brachypodium distachyon strain Bd21 chromosome 3, Brachypodium_distachyon_v3.0, whole genome shotgun sequence genome encodes:
- the LOC100826669 gene encoding uncharacterized protein LOC100826669 → MKKASRFLKQLFSAIVAAVRESSAAMRSKTSAVRTRLIFLGILRNRKLLMSSISSKIHALVAGAAQAQAQQHGNNNNNNGAGLVAARGKKKAAVLQSLPSFAADDQDRRRAAAVLLLNSLPSFAMGRGDTGGSCPDSPLVVTGGEEEGKEEGGEEDGKQLQLQAGSVIELARGAAERGGVEFRLEDEIDRVADVFIRRFHDQMKLQKLDSFKRFCEMLDRN, encoded by the coding sequence ATGAAGAAGGCGTCGAGGTTCCTGAAGCAGCTCTTCTCGGCCATCGTGGCGGCGGTGAGGGAGAGCTCCGCGGCGATGCGCAGCAAGACGAGCGCCGTGCGGACGCGGCTCATCTTCCTGGGCATCCTCCGCAACAGGAAGCTCCTCATGAGCTCCATCAGCAGCAAGATCCACGCCCTcgtggccggcgccgcccaggcccaggcccagcagcacggcaacaacaacaacaacaatggtgCTGGCCTTGTAGCGGCCcgcgggaagaagaaggccgccgTGCTGCAGAGCCTGCCGAGCTTCGCGGCGGATGATCAGGACAGGAggagggccgccgccgtcctgctGCTCAACAGCCTGCCGAGCTTCGCCATGGGCCGGGGAGACACGGGCGGCAGCTGCCCTGACTCGCCGCTTGTCGTCAcaggcggcgaggaagaggggaaggaggaaggcggcgaggaggacgggaagcagctgcagctgcaggcggGGTCGGTGATCGAGctggcgcgcggcgcggcggagcggggcggcgtggagttcaggctggaGGACGAGATCGACCGCGTCGCCGACGTCTTCATCAGGCGGTTCCACGACCAGATGAAGCTGCAGAAGCTCGACTCCTTCAAGAGGTTCTGCGAGATGCTCGACAGGAACTGA
- the LOC100823695 gene encoding exocyst complex component EXO70B1: MSAAPPPPPESAAVGGGGGNDKVLAAAQHIVKSLATSKNAADDMIRILSGFDNRLSSITTDLFPSADLSSADSSEISSAAAFDAAEQLIQLWDATPEALVFEAPEDDVAQYLGAVDVAVEHLARGGSGAGRAGVAVQLAMARLEEELRHHMVRHAVPLDPTGLCFSLRRLSLGSLEDLDTSSEFDAATPHSIDGTPETARGGPLGNPFDDHVFDPVRPEAVDDLRAIADRMARAGYARELADAYCGIRRDLLDEYLSVLGVERLSIDEVQRVEWKQLNDKMKKWVQGVKTVVRVLLAGERRLCDQVLSVSDDLREECFLESTKGCIMQILNFGDAVAVCPRSPEKLSRILDMYEALAEVIPEMKDLCLGSSGDGVISDVQAILDRLGDAVRGTLFEFGKVLQQESSRRAMMAGEIHPMTRYVMNYLRLLVVYSETLDALLDDDGDGHTAFGKPEDEDHDQEHLESMTPLGRRILKLMCYLEANLEEKSKLYEDAALECIFSMNNLLYIVQKAKDSELGKILGDHWVRRRSGKIRQYSKSYLRISWMKALSFLRDDVHGSSGGSGSGSGSGSGSGHSSSRMSIKDKFKNFNLAFEEIYKNQTIWKVPDPQLREELKISISENVIPAYRAFLGRYGSQVDGGRNSGKYIKYTPEDLESQLSDLFEGSPGSANHSRRRT; encoded by the coding sequence ATGTCGgcggcgcccccgccgccccctgAATCCGCcgctgtcggcggcggcggcggcaacgacaaggtcctcgccgccgcacaGCACATCGTCAAGTCCCTGGCCACCTCCAAGAACGCCGCCGACGACATGATCCGCATCCTCTCCGGCTTCGACAACCGCCTCTCCTCCATCACCACTGACCTCTTCCCCTCAGCCGACCTCTCCTCCGCCGACTCTTCCGagatctcctccgccgccgccttcgacgCCGCCGAGCAGCTCATCCAGCTCTGGGACGCCACCCCGGAGGCCCTCGTCTTCGAGGCCCCCGAGGACGACGTCGCGCAGTACCTCGGCGCCGTCGACGTCGCCGTGGAGCACCTCGCgcgcggcggctccggcgccggccgcgccggcgtcgccgTCCAGCTTGCCATGGCGCGcctcgaggaggagctccgccaCCACATGGTCCGTCACGCCGTGCCGCTGGACCCCACGGGCCTCTGCTTCTCGCTTCGCCGCCTCTCGCTCGGGTCCTTGGAGGACCTCGACACTTCCTCCGAATTCGACGCCGCCACGCCGCACAGCATCGATGGCACGCCGGAGACCGCGCGCGGTGGGCCCCTGGGGAACCCCTTTGACGACCACGTGTTCGACCCCGTGCGCCCCGAGGCCGTCGACGACCTGCGCGCCATCGCTGACCGGATGGCGCGTGCGGGCTACGCCCGCGAGCTCGCAGATGCCTACTGCGGCATCCGGCGCGATCTGCTCGACGAGTACCTCTCCGTGCTGGGAGTCGAGCGCCTCAGCATCGACGAGGTACAGCGGGTGGAGTGGAAGCAGCTCAACGACAAGATGAAGAAGTGGGTGCAAGGGGTTAAGACGGTCGTGCGTGTGCTGCTTGCTGGTGAGCGCCGCCTCTGTGACCAGGTGCTCTCTGTGTCTGACGACCTCAGGGAGGAGTGCTTCCTTGAATCCACCAAAGGTTGTATTATGCAGATTCTTAACTTTGGGGATGCTGTCGCGGTGTGCCCCCGCTCGCCAGAGAAGCTCTCACGGATCCTTGACATGTATGAGGCACTTGCCGAGGTAATCCctgaaatgaaagatttgtGCTTGGGAAGTTCTGGTGATGGTGTAATCAGCGATGTTCAAGCGATTCTTGATAGGCTTGGGGATGCCGTAAGGGGTACCCTTTTTGAGTTTGGGAAGGTTTTGCAGCAGGAATCCTCACGGAGGGCAATGATGGCTGGTGAGATCCACCCGATGACTCGGTATGTCATGAACTATTTGAGGTTGTTAGTCGTCTATAGTGAGACACTTGATGCCCTACTGGATGACGATGGTGATGGTCACACTGCTTTCGGAAAACCTGAGGATGAGGATCATGATCAGGAACACTTAGAAAGCATGACCCCTCTTGGAAGGCGCATTTTGAAGCTGATGTGTTATTTGGAGGCCAATTTGGAGGAGAAATCTAAACTCTATGAAGATGCTGCCCTAGAGTGCATATTTTCCATGAATAATTTGCTCTACATTGTTCAGAAGGCAAAGGATTCCGAGCTTGGTAAGATTTTAGGTGATCACTGGGTAAGAAGGCGCAGTGGGAAGATTCGGCAGTATTCAAAGAGCTACCTAAGGATTTCTTGGATGAAGGCTTTGTCTTTTCTGAGGGATGATGTACACGGGAGCAGCGGTGGGAGCGGCAGTGGCAGTGGTAGTGGTAGTGGCAGTGGGCATTCAAGTTCTAGGATGTCCATCAAGGATAAGTTCAAGAACTTCAACTTGGCCTTTGAGGAAATTTACAAGAACCAGACAATCTGGAAAGTTCCAGATCCTCAGCTCCGGGAAGAGCTGAAGATATCTATATCTGAAAATGTAATTCCAGCATATCGTGCCTTTTTGGGCAGATATGGTAGTCAAGTGGATGGCGGACGAAACTCAGGAAAGTATATAAAATACACCCCAGAGGACTTGGAGAGTCAGCTGTCTGATTTATTTGAAGGTTCACCAGGTTCTGCCAACCACTCTAGGCGAAGGACATAG